Sequence from the Flavobacterium sp. TR2 genome:
TTTTCTTGAAAATAGCTTTATTCTGCGCCGTTAAAGGATAAACTACATCTTTATCTGCATGAACAATTATCTTATCAATATCAGCATTTAAAAGCGCTTGCGGATCTTTTATTTTTAGCGTGCAAGCTCCATCAAAATAACCGTCATCCTCTATTGTTTTTCTAGCTTCTATTTTGGTGCCATCACTTAAAACCGCCGAAATTGTCATTTCGCTATTTAATGTTTTAGAGTAAAAACCGTCCATTACCAGCAAAAGACGATAAGTATTTTTTAATTCCGGACCTTTAAACTCGTGTCTCGTAATATTATATCGAAGACCTTTAGCGAGAGTTTGAAATTTAACCGAACAATCCAACTCATAAGTAGCAACATCTCCCGCATCATTTACCGAAGTGATAACCTTAGCAGCTTGAGCATTTATAGAAAAACTCGCTACAAAAAACGACAACATAAATAAGATAACTTTCATATTTAACTATTTAAGATTCAATATAAAAGTAAAAAAAATCGCCCTTTCTCATAAGAAAAAAGACGATTTTAATTTTATAAATATCTTAAGGACTACTTATTTCCTTTTTCGAAGTCAGCAACGAACTGCGCTAAACCGATATCTGTCAATGGGTGTTTCAATAAACCGTAAATTGCAGAAAGAGGTCCAGTCATAACATCAGCACCAATTTTAGCACAGTTTACAATATGCATCGTGTGACGTACAGAAGCTGCTAAAATTTGAGTTTCGTACCCGTAATTATCATAAACTTCTCTAATTTCCTGAATCAAATTCAATCCATCAGTAGAAATATCATCCAAACGTCCAACAAATGGAGAAACATAAGTAGCTCCAGCTTTTGCAGCCAAAATAGCTTGCCCAACAGAGAAAACAAGCGTTACATTAGTTTTAATTCCTTTATCAGAAAAATATTTAGCTGCCATAACCCCTTCCTTAGTCATAGGTAGCTTTACAACAATCTGCTCGTGCAATTCAGCCAGCTCCTCGCCTTCCTTAACCATACCTTCAAAGTCAAGAGCATTAACCTCAGCACTTACATCACCATCAACAAGATTACAGATGTCAACATAATGCTTAAGAATATTGTTTTTTCCAGTGATTCCTTCTTTTGCCATTAATGACGGATTAGTCGTTACACCATCCAAAACACCTAAAGCTTGTGCTTCTTTAATTTGAGCTAAATTAGCTGTGTCAATAAAAAATTTCATAATTTATATTATTTAAATTGTGTTGATTTATTAGGGCGTGACCATATTTGCAAAAGGCGCACCAATCAAACCGCTTACAAGCGCCTTTTTCAAATCCGGTCGGGCTATCCGTACTACTTTGGTAGTTCACTCCTATCCCTCACGCAAACGCAGCTGCAAAATTACGAAATCAATACCAATAACAATTTCAAAAATCAAATCAATTTGTGATTTAAATCTAAAATCAGGCAATTAATTCCGTTTTATAACTTATAATGGTTCATTAACATTTTCTCGTACATTTTATCTGGAAGAGCTCGTTTTAGCACAATCGAAAACTTCTGCATAAAAGCCCCGACTTTATAATGCACGTTTGGCTTCTTGGTCTGAATGATTTTATAAACCGCCTCTGCCATTTCATTCGGATTGCTTCCTGCATCAACATGATCGTTCATCGTTGCTAGAACTTCACCATAAACCTTTTCATAAGCCGAATCTTTAATGACTGGCGCATGATAACGTCCTGCCGCAATATTAGTGGCAAAATCCCCTGGAGCCACATTGGTGATCTCGATGCCAAAAGATTTCACTTCCATCCTTAAAGCTTCTGTAATTAATTCCAAAGCCCCTTTTGAAGCCGAATAAACGCTTCTATACGGAAGTCCCATATATCCAGCAATAGAAGTAATATTAATGATAAGCCCAGAATTCTGCTTGCGCATTTGCGGAAGCGCGGCCTTCATAACTTCAATAGGCCCAAAAAAATTTGTTTCAAAATTATTTCGAATTTCTTCAGTAGGAATTTCTTCCAATGGCCCTGTAATTCCAACTCCAGCATTATTAATCACAATGTCTAATCTTCCGGAAGTTTCAATAATTCTGTTTACAGCAGTTTTAATAGAATCAGAATTTCGAACATCTAAAGCCACCAAAGGAAAAATAGAATTTAAAACTTTCTCAGGATTTCTGCTTGTTCCGTATACAACAAAACCTTTTTGATGTAAAAACTCACCAATAGATCTACCAATTCCTGATGATCCTCCGGTAATTAAAACGACTTTGCTCATTTTTTTAGTTATAAGTTATAAATTAAGAGTTATAAGTTTTCGGAATTGGCCTTTATTTTAAAACTTCTATCCAATAACATTTAACTTCAGATAGGGCCAAAAATAAAAAAATCCTCCTGAAAGGAAGATTGCAAACTAATTAAAATTCAAAAAAAAAAAAAAAAAAATGGCAAGCGACCTACATCGCACCGCTCAACCGCGTACCCTTGCTATGTTCCCATCCTGGGGGAGTCTGCAGGAGCTGGTCGTGTAGGACTTGCCGGTGCAAATATACAACCTTTTTATATTTTTGCAAGACCTTTGTTGCTATAAAAATAACGTCGTATATTGGCATATTGAAATTTTAAACTATGAAAAAATATAACTTCCT
This genomic interval carries:
- the fsa gene encoding fructose-6-phosphate aldolase, giving the protein MKFFIDTANLAQIKEAQALGVLDGVTTNPSLMAKEGITGKNNILKHYVDICNLVDGDVSAEVNALDFEGMVKEGEELAELHEQIVVKLPMTKEGVMAAKYFSDKGIKTNVTLVFSVGQAILAAKAGATYVSPFVGRLDDISTDGLNLIQEIREVYDNYGYETQILAASVRHTMHIVNCAKIGADVMTGPLSAIYGLLKHPLTDIGLAQFVADFEKGNK
- a CDS encoding SDR family oxidoreductase, with amino-acid sequence MSKVVLITGGSSGIGRSIGEFLHQKGFVVYGTSRNPEKVLNSIFPLVALDVRNSDSIKTAVNRIIETSGRLDIVINNAGVGITGPLEEIPTEEIRNNFETNFFGPIEVMKAALPQMRKQNSGLIINITSIAGYMGLPYRSVYSASKGALELITEALRMEVKSFGIEITNVAPGDFATNIAAGRYHAPVIKDSAYEKVYGEVLATMNDHVDAGSNPNEMAEAVYKIIQTKKPNVHYKVGAFMQKFSIVLKRALPDKMYEKMLMNHYKL